The following DNA comes from Mucisphaera calidilacus.
GATCGACCAGTCCCCAGCGTCGTTCCCAATCAAACGCTGTTCTGGAGCGTCACCTACTCCAATCCACAAACCACCCTACGAAGGGTCAGGCTTTACAACAGCGCTCGTCTCCGCTCACCAGTGACGATCGAAGATAGCCATATCGAAGCACTCTTGTGGATCACAGGATGGTCCGATGGCACCGAGCTTCCGGTGCCGACCGACATCGTGATCCGAGACTCACTGCTCCGTTACGGCCGTGGCAACCCAACCCACGCCATCATCGCCACGCCTCTAGAAGCACAAGGTGATACCGATTCACGCCACCTGCCTGGAACGCCACCTGTCACGAACGTTGTCTTCGAGAGGAATCGCATCTTCGGCGGCTTCTACATCGGACAGGCGACAGGCATCCGACTGATCGAGAATGAGTTTATCACCGAAGGACACCCCATCGAGCTGTTCGATATCAGGGCTGCACTGCTCCACGGCAACACCGTCGATGGTGAAGAACTTAAACAGAAGCACCTGACACTGAGACTAGCCAATGACACCGATGACGTCCGGATCACGCCTTGACTTTGTCTACCCCCGCAACGCCCAGCTGGTCGCCATGCGCAGCAGCCACTGACTGCACCGAAGCACAATCTCGAGCTATGCGATGAATGCTCCAACCTATGCCATCGGCGTCGACTACGGCACCAACAGCGTTCGCGCATTGGTCGTCGATACAGCCAACGGTGATGAGATAGCCACCGAAGTCTTCGAGTATCCCTCGGGTGATGCAGGCATCCTCATCGATCCCGCTGATCCCAACCTCGCCCGGCAAAACCCTCAAGACCACATCGATGGCTTCATCAGCACAGTCAAGAACGTTGTAATCCAGGCTAGGCAGCACTCCGCTTTCACACCCGATCGGATCGTCGGTATTGGTGTTGATACCACTGGATCCAGCCCGTTACCGGTCGATCAGAATGGCACCCCTCTAGGCATCCTTCCAGAGTTTCAGAACAACCTGGCTGCGCAGTGCTGGCTGTGGAAAGACCATACAGCGCACGCTGAAGCCGCTGAGATCACAGCACTCGCCGAGGAGCGTAGTGAGCCTTATCTGACCCTCTGTGGCGGCACGTACTCTTCCGAGTGGTACTGGTCGAAGATGCTCCACTGCGAACGCATCGCTCCCGAGGTCGCCAAAGCAGCCTACAGCTGGGTCGAACTCACCGACTTCATCCCCGCCTATATCACTGGCCAGCACAATCCAGACACTATGCCCCGGGGCATCTGTGCAGCCGGTCATAAAGCCATGTTCAGCCATCGATGGGGAGGACTTCCCTCCCTCGACTTCCTCGAATCACTCCAGCCAGGCTTCTCACGATTCAGAAAGCGATACACAAGCAAACCACAGCCCTCTAGCCAACCCGCTGGTCAGCTCGACCAGAGAGTAGCTGATCTAGTCGGACTACCAGCCCGAATCAATGTCGCAGCCGGAGCCTTCGATGCCCACCACGGGGCCGTCGGCTCCGGTGTATCCCCGGGAACCATCGTCAAGATCATCGGGACCAGCACATGCGACATCATGACCAGCCCGCTGGACCAAGAACTAGCCGACATCCCAGGTGTTTGTGGCATCGTCCCCGAATCGGCTCTGCCAGGAGCCTACGGCATTGAAGCGGGTCAATCTGCGGTTGGTGATCTCTTCAATTGGTTCATCAAACATCTAGGCCCTGTCGGTCACGAAGCACTCACTCAGGAAGCCCTAGAACTCCCCCCAGGAGCCTCAGGGCTTCTGGCCCTCGACTGGAACAACGGCAATCGCACTGTCCTCGTCGATCCCAGACTCTCTGGCCTCCTTGTCGGCCAGACTTTGCACACGACCGCCGCCGAAATCTACCGCGCGCTCATCGAAGCCACTGCCTTTGGGTCCCTAACCATCATCGAGCGCATCGAAGAACACGAGGTCCCTGTCGAGCGCGTCGTGATGTGTGGTGGTATCGCCGAGAAGAATCCTATGGCGATGCAGATCTACGCAGATGTCCTCAATCGCCCAATCCGCATCGCTCGATCGCGGCAAGCCTGCGCACTCGGAGCTGCCATCTTTGGAGCCGTTGTAGGCCATGCCCATCGCAATACCCAATCCGCCATCGCAGCTATGGCTGGCACCAAAGAAACCGTCTACCAGCCTATTACTTCGAACGTCAACACCTACGCCGAGCTCTACACACTCTACCGACGGCTCCACGACGCCTTTGGCGGCGTCACTAAGCAGGCCGTGCTGGGAGACGTCATGAAGCGTCTCATCAGCATCCGTGATCGTGCCCGGAGTATCCGCCATGCTTGAGCAACTCCGTGAACAGGTTTGCAAAGCGAACAAGAGATTGGTTACCGAGAATCTTGTCACCCTGACCTGGGGAAATGTCAGCGGCATCAGTGAAGATAGAAAGGACATCGTGATCAAACCAAGCGGTGTGCCCTACGACGAACTAACACCGGAGCAAATGGTCATCGTCAGTATCGATGGTCAAGTCATCGATTCACCACTTCGCCCATCCTCAGACACACCCACACACCTTGAGATCTACCGCCACTTCCCGAACGCCAACGGCATCGCCCACACTCACAGTCGATATGCCACCATCTTCGCCCAGGCTCGACGAAGTATCCGCTGCACGGGTACCACCCACGCCGATCACTTCAGGGGTGACATCCCCGTCACGCGCGCTCTGACCCCCCATGAAGTCGAATCCGGTTATGAACACGAAACCGGCAGGCTCATCGTCGAAACCTTCCGCGAAAATCAACTCGACCCGCATTGTCTACCCGCCATCCTCCTCGCCGGGCACGCCCCCTTCGTTTGGGGGCCGTGTCCCGACAGAGCTATGGACAACTCCGTCGCCCTTGAAGCCATCGCTGAAATGGCTCTGCACCTCGAACTACTTGCGCCCAACGCCCCTGGTCTCGAAGCCCACATCCTGGCCAAACACCAGTCCCGCAAGCACGGGCCAGATGCGTACTACGGCCAGACAAATACGCCCTAATACGCTCAAAGATACCCATGTCCAACATCTATCCCAATCAACACGTCCGCCTGCTTGTTGGAAGCCAGCACCTCTACGGCCATGAAACACTCCAGCAGGTCGATCGCGACGCCAGCGAGATCGTCAGTGGGCTCAATCAGGATGGACAACGGCCCTCCGAGATACGTGCTCAGCCCGTACTCACGACACCACAGGCCATTCTCCACGCCATTCAGGAATCTGAATGCGACCCCCAATGCCTAGGCGTCATCTGCTGGATGCACACCTTCAGCCCGGCCAAAATGTGGATCGCAGGACTACAGGCGCTCCGCAAGCCAATGCTTCATCTGCACACACAGACGCACCGCGACATTCCGTGGTCATCTATCGACATGGACTTCATGAACCTGCATCAGTCAGCTCATGGCGGCCGCGAGTTCGGACACATCTGCACCCGACTCAATGTCCGACGTAAGGTCGTCGTCGGTCATTGGCAAGACGCCTCAGTCCTGTCCCAGATCGACAGCTGGATACGCGCCGCTGCAGCCGTCCACGACGGCCGTCAACTCCGAGTCGCACGGCTGGGTGACAACATGCGTCAGGTCGCCGTGACCGATGGTGACAAGGTCGAGGCACAAATCGTCTTCGGCTACGAAGTCCATGGATACGGTATCGGTGACGCCGTGCAGCACGTTGATGCCGTCAAAGAGGATAATGTCGATGAGCTCTGCCAAGCCTATGCCATCGATCACATACTCGACCCGCAACTCCGACCGGGCTCACCGAGACACAACGATCTACGCGAAGCAGCACGCATCGAGCTCGGACTCCGCAGCTTCTTGAATGAAGTGAACGCTCACGCCTTCACTGATACCTTCGAAGACTTGCACGGTCTACAGCAGCTTCCAGGCATCGCAGCTCAGCGGCTGATGGCCGACGGCTACGGCTTCGGAGCCGAAGGCGATTGGAAGCACGCCGCCCTCGTACGCGCCGTCAAAGTCATGACCAGAGGATTGCCCGGCGGCACCAGCTTTATGGAAGACTACACCTACCACTTCGATCCCCAGTGCCCCGCCGTTCTTGGCGCTCACATGCTCGAGATCTGCCCCTCGATTGCAGATTCGAAACCACACGCCGAGATCCATCCACTAGGCATAGGCGGCAAGAAAGACCCTGTCAGGCTCGTCTTCAACGCTATCACTGGTCCCGCTATTAACGCTTCGGTCATCGACAAAGGCGACAGTTCCCGACTACTCATCAATCCCGTCACCGCCATTGAACCCAAACACGACCTGCCCAAGCTCCCGGTCGCTCGCGTCCTCTGGCAGCCCCACCCGGATCTCCCTACCGCTGCCGCTGAATGGATCCAAGCCGGCGGCGCTCACCACACCGCCTACTCCAACTCCGTTACCCAAGAGATGCTTGAAGACTATGCTCGCATCTTGGGCCTGGATATTCAGCTCATTGCCTAGGCGTAGTTGAGACAGACATTCTTACACCTACCTGCAGTAAGACAGAAATAGTGCAATATGTAATAAGTGGGTCTGGCCTGACCTTCTGGCTCATGAGTTCGTGGTTTTTGGATCCCTGCCGCAGATCGCTATCGATCCCGTGACCAACGGCGTCGAAGAGGCTCAGGCCTTCGGGCTGACCTCCTTCACCGGCGTGTCATCTTCAGCCTGGCGTTGACCTTCCCCCCTCAAGCGAATCCATTTCCTAGACTTAGTTTTTAGGTATACACCTCTCCCCATCTTGATACCAGTCTCGATGCTAACCTCGGCCATCAATCGGCCGGGTGAACCCGGCCGATTGATTCAGCGAACTCCTCGGGGGCCAGGTTGCCCAAGGCGCTGTGGGGACGTGCTGCCGGGCGAGGAGGCATCCTCATGACCACGCCATCGCGACCAAATTCGGCGCGCCGCGAACTTGGAGCGCTTCGAGTTCACCCCATTTTGTGCGCGCGCTTCAAGTTCATGCGCTCCGAGTTCATGCGGCTCCCCATGAGGCGATTAGGTACTTCCGCGAAAGGTGTTCACGCGATGGCACGGGAACGCGTCGAGCGGATAGACACAGTTTGTTTTGAGCGTGACCTTTTTGCGTAACACGCTGTCGTGGCATAAGTGGTCGGGGGGGTCGGGGGTTCAAATGGTCCAGAAGCCCCAGCAGCGCGACCTATGGACCTTTTGAACCTGTGGACCGGGGGCCGTGTGTTGGCGACATTGGCGTGTGCGCTGGTCTCGAAGCCCACCAATAGCGCCATCTCCACGGAACTAGCGGTCTTGGTGGTCTTCGTGGTCTTCGTGGTCTTCGTGGTTTTCGTGGTCTTCGTGGTCTTCGTGGTCTTCGTGGTCTTCGTGGTCTTCGTGGTCTTCGTGGTCTTCGTGTTTTTCACACGAAAGAAAGAGAGTTCACCACGGTGGCCGTTGCCGCTGACCTCACGTAGAGCCTATCCGGGAAGGAGCCATGCCAGTGATGCCTCGCCTACCTGATTGCTCGCTTAGGCTTGAACTGGCCCATCCTGGCAATGGCCTTCAGTTCTTCAATGCTGGAAGCGTGGGGTGGCTTGAGGAATTGGTGCCATAGACACATGCCCTCCCGCAACCACCGAATGATCATATTTTATTGCGAAACGGCCGATTTGCCCCGACATTTCTCACTGGTGATCGGTAGCGGATCACGCCCATTGCTGCGTGTGCAGATTGAGCCAAGGCACCAACTCGACGTCCGATCGCTTTTGGCCAGTTTCGCCGCCGTAGGCGACATACGCCTTGCATGGCCGAACCTGCTCAATGACTTCACGGACCCGCCGGACGCCTTCGAGCAAACCGGAGTTCGCGGTCTGCGCCGCCTTGGCCTCGACAAGAGACAATCGATCAGCGTGCTCAATGATCAGGTCGGCTTCGACGCCGTTTTGATCGCGGTAGTGGTAAAGACCGCCTGTCTCGCCAGCGTTGATGCGATGCTTGGCGATTTCGGACACCACCCAACTCTCAAAGAGTGCTCCGCGCAATGGATGGCTGCGAAGCTGCTCAGTGGTACGGATGCCTAGCAGTCGGCAAGCCAGACCGGTGTCGTAGAAATGCAGCTTCGGCATCTTCACCAAGCGTTTGCGGATGTTGCTACTGAACGATGGCAGGCGGAACGCGATGAAGCTGGCTTCAAGGACGCTGAACCATGCCTTGGCAGTGGGCTGAGCGATGCCGCAGTCGTTGCTGAGCCGTGAGAAGTTGAGCAGTTGCGATGTGCGGCCGGCACAGAGTTCGACGAACCGCTGGAAGGTTGTCAGGTCGCCAACGTTGGTGATCAGTCGCACATCCCGTTCGATGTAGGTGGCGATGTAGGATGCGAGCCACTCTCCTGCGTCGAGTTGCTGGTCGAAGATGCGGGGATAGCCGCCGGTCAGGATCGACTCGTCAAGCGTCTCGGGAAAGCGTGGAAAGCGGATGGCTTCACTCCGCGCAAGCGGCAGCAGATGCAGCACTGCGGTTCGGCCAGCGAGGGACTGATTCACAGATTCCAGCAACGCCAGATTCTGAGAACCCGTCAGCACCCACCGGCCGGGTTGCGGGTGCTCGTCGATAATGCTTTGGATATATGACGTCAGTTCGGGCACGCGCTGGATTTCGTCCAGGATCACACCGTCGTCGAACTGGGCCAGGAACGCACGCGGGTCGTCCTGGGCAAAGCTGCGGAGATCCGGCGCTTCGAGATTGGCGTAGGCGTACTTCGGGAAGATCGCCCGGCAGAGGGTGGACTTTCCGCTCTGGCGGGGGCCCGTCAGCGTGACCGAGGGGAACTGGCCAGCCAGCTTTCGCAGTCGGGATGTCAGATCACGGTCGATCATGTCAGAACAGCGTAGCTTCTGATATAGGACAATTCAAGATTGAATCTTCATTTGTCCTATGGGCGGGTGGTACAAGGATTCGTACCAGCCCCGTGGGCTGGTGTCGTAAGCTGCGACTTGATAGATGGATGGAACTGTGGTCGCCTGGCCTTCCAAGCTGAATGTTGTGAGTTCGAGTCTCATCACCCGCTTTCCCCCGCCCCCGGAAAGAAACTCGTCAGTATCCGCCTTCGCGTGACACATGTCGCCCGAAGGCGTCTTTGTTGCGCCAAGCTCGGTTACCTGTATGCCTGAGCCGCCGTCGTGCCCTGATCCAACAACGTGTCGACGCCAAGGTTGCTTGACGATCTCTCCTGCCGGATGACGGTTGCGACCCATCCAGAAATGCGCTCCGCTACGGACAGCCTTGGAACCCTTGGAGATCAGCCAGCGGCAAGCGTTACGACTGGCTGAACTCGAAAGTTTCCGTACTCATTTTAGCGTAGCGAGGGACGCCTCTGGACGGAAGGCTTCGGGTGATGGCGGGGGGTGATGGCCGGTCTGATTGTGAAGAACACTGGCTGTACCTTGTTTCCGCTGGACGTTGCGTGGATTGCGATGGCCCGCGGGGGCAGCGGGGCGGGTGGTGAGGCCGGCTCGCCGTGAACCTGTTAAAAAACAGGTGTGTGGGGCGTTGTTTGGCGGGCGCACGTGCGGGTTGTGCGCGTGGAAGGCTGGGACTGTTTTGGCGCGTGACGATCGACACAGAGTGCGTTTTTCCAGCAGCCTGAGCGGCCGTATTCTGCTGCTGGGGATCCTGCCGACGGTGGTGATTTTGACGGCGCTCATTCTGGCGCTGGCGGTGAGTGGTGTTCGTCGTCTGCACGAGCAGTCGCTAGAGGCGTTGGAGCTTCTGGCGAACGAGGTGGCGACGCAGATCAGCCACACGAACGAGCACGCGGGGCTGGGCACGATCATGATGGCGCAGGCGCAGCAGGCGGCGTTGTTCGGCCAGCGTGAGACGTCGGTGGAGTTCGCGCGTGAGGTGCTGGACCGCTTCCCGCAGCTCAATGGGGTGTCGTTTGTTTATGAGCCGGACGCGGACGGTCAGGACGCGTTGTGGGTGGGCGGTGCCGGGCCGTTGGCGGCGGGGATGGATGACCGCGGGCGGTTTCTGCCTTACTGGTCGCGTGGGGAAAACGGGTCGCTGGTGCTGGCCGGGGTGAGCGATCCGGATGCGCGGCCGGGGTATGCGGAGGCGAAGCGCTGGTACGAGCAAGAGGGCGAGATTCGTGCGGTGATGGGCGAGCCGGTGCGTCTGGGCGACAAAATGCTGATCGAGCTGACGTACCCGATCATCGTAGACGGCCGGTTTGTGGGCGCGGCGACGATCGATCGTTCGTTGACGACGATTCGTGCGTTGCTGGAGCGGATCAAGACGGACGCGTCGGTGGACATCTTTGTGATCAGTGGCGAGCATCGTTTTGTGGCTGCGACGACGGCGGAGCGTGAGTTATTGAAGACGCAGCCGGTGGACGAGACGGCCTATCACAAGCTGTTCTCGCGCGAGGCGCTGATCGGCGGCATCGAGGGGATGTACGATCCGTACGACGGCGAGGCGTATTACTTCGCGACGTCGCAGGTGCGTGCGGGCGGTTGGACGCTGGTGGTGCGTGAGTCGCGGTCGGCGATCGTCGACCCGATCCGCGTGGACTTCACGGTGATCGTGTCGACGGTGGTGGTGGCGTTGCTGGCGGTGCTGTCGCTTTCGATGTGGATCCTTCGGCACACGAGCACGCGGATTCGGCGTGCCGTGGAGGTGGCGGATCAGCTCGCGAGGCGGGACCTGTCGGGCGATCTGGACCTGCGGTCGACATCGCGTGACGAGGTGACGCAGCTGGGCGAGAGTTTTCAGAGCCTGGTCGCGACGATGCGGGAGACGGAGGCGTTCGTGGGCGCGGTGGCGGAGGGTGATTTCAGCCGGACGTTCGAGCAGCGTTCGGAGGCGGACAACCTGGCGCGGTCGATCAACGCGATGAGCCGGATGCGTCAGGAGGCGGAGGCGGCGCTGCGCGAGGCGCGTCTGGAGGCGGAGCAGGCGAACGTGGCGAAGAGCGTCTTCCTGGCCAACATGAGTCACGAGCTGCGTACGCCTCTGAACGGCGTGCTCGGCTACGTACAGATCCTGCTGCGTGACCGTTCGCTCAACGAGCAGCAGCGGCGGAGTCTCGACGCGATCATGAACAGCGGCGAGCACCTGCTGATGCTGATCAACGACATTCTTGACCTGTCGAAGATCGAGGCGGGGCGTCTGGAGGTGGACCTGGCGGCGTGCGACCTGCACAAGCTGCTCCAGTCGGTCGAGGACGTGCTGGCGCATCGGGCGAAGTCGAAGTCGCTGGCCTTCGAGGTGGACGTGGCGGCGGAGGTGCCGCGTGGGATCCGCACGGACGCGACGAAGCTCAAGCAGGTGCTGGTGAATCTGGCGGGCAACGCGGTGAAGTTCACGGAGGCGGGGAGCGTGACGATCTCGGTGGGTGAGACCGAGGACAAGCGTTTGCGGTTCTCGGTGCGTGACACGGGCATCGGGATGTCGGAGGAGGAGTTGGCGGGGATCTTTGACGCGTTCAAGCAGGCGGCGGCGGGCAAGGACGCGGGCGGGACGGGGCTGGGTCTGACGATCAGCCGTCGTCTTGTGCTGGCTCTGGGTGGCGTGTTGTCGGTGGAGAGTCGGCCGGGCGCGGGCAGCACGTTCTCGTTCACGCATCCCCTGGAGGAGGTGGACGAAGACGCGTTGAGTCTGGAGCAGACGGCGTCGCTCGCGGGTCATGCCTCGCTGTCGCTGCCTGAGGTTCAGCGGCGGACGGTGCTGGTGGTAGATGATCGCGAGGCGAACCGTGAGATCCTGGATCATGCGTTGCGTGGCGTCGGGTTTGCGACGGAGATCGCGGAGAACGGCCGGGAGGCGTTGGACGTGCTGGAGAAGACGCCGGTGGACGCGGTGCTGATGGACGTTCGGATGCCGGTGATGAACGGGATCGAGGCGACGGAGCGTCTGCGTGCCGACGAGCGATTCAGGGATCTGCCGGTGATCGCGGTGTCGGCGAGCGTCTTCCCGAATCAGCAGAAGAAATTTCGGGAGGCAGGGTGCAGCGATTTCCTGGCCAAGCCGGTGCGGCTCAATGAGTTGTTCGAGAAGCTCGCGCATCATCTGGGGCTGACGTATACGACGGAGGATGCGGCGGAAGAGCCGATGCGCGCGACGACCAGCGAACCGTTGTCGGCGGAGCGAGCGGGCGAGGTGGTGGGGCCGCTTCGCGAGGCGTTGCGGGTTCGGAGCTTTACGGCGCTCAACGCACTGGCCGAGCGTCTTGCCGCGGACGAGGCGACGGCTTCGGTGGCCGAGCGGATCCGGTCGGCGACGCGTGGCTTTGATTTTGATGCACTGGACAGGCTTGCGGACGAGCTTGAGAGAGGTGACTGACCGGCCATGGATCAGCCTGCCCCCGAACCCGAAGCGATCACGAGCAACGACCGCGTTCTGCTCGTGGACGACAACCCCGTCAACCTTGACGTGCTCGCGCAGTCGCTGGAGGCGCGCGGGCTTGAGTTGCTGATTGCCCGGAGCGGCGAGGAGGCGCTGGTGGTGGCGGCGTCGGCGAAGCCGGCGGTGATCCTGCTGGACATCAACATGCCGGGGATCGGCGGGTTCGAGACGTGTCGGCGGCTCAAGGCGGACACGAGCACGGCGGACGCGGTGGTGGTGTTCCTGTCGGCGCGAGACGCGGTGGAGGATCGCGTGCAGGGGCTGGAGCTTGGGGCGGCGGACTACATCGCCAAGCCGTTTCAGGTCGAGGAGGTTCAGGCCCGGGTGGCGCGGCAGATCGCGTTGTACCACGAGCGCCGGGAGCTCAAGACGCGAGCGGCGGACAAGGACCCGGCCAGCGAGGAGCGTTTCCGGGCGATCGACCCCGCGTCGCTGCGGGCGATGATCGAGGCGGGTGAGTCGGACCGGTTCGAGCTGAAGTCGACGCTCCGGTGGAACCTCAAGTCGGACAAGGCGGGCAAGGAGATCGAGGACGCCTGGCTCAAGACGGTGGTGGCGTTTCTCAACACGGACGGCGGCGTGCTGGTGGTGGGTGTCGACGACGACGGCAACGCGCTGGGGATCGAGGCGGATCGTTTCGATAACGCGGACCGGTACCTGCTGCACGTGAACAACCTGATCCGTCAGCACGTCGGCGCCGCGTACATGCACTTCATCCGATTCGACCTCGTGCCGATCGACGACAAGCAGGTGCTGGCGATGCGTGTGCTGCCCGCTGCCGAGCCGGCGTTCCTGCGGCGGAACAACGACGAGCTGTTCTTCATCCGGGTGGGTCCGGGCAGCCGGAAACTGACGGCGAGTGAGATGGTGGCGTACATCCAGAACCGCCGCGAGGATCAGACGCGTGAGGTGGTGCCCGCTGAGCCCACGCGAGTGGAAACGGCGCCCGAGTCGCAGGAGCGTGCGCCGGACCGGATCCTGCTGGTAGACGACAACACGACGAACCTGCAGGTGCTGTTCCAGACGCTGAGCGATCAGGACTACGAGTTGCTGGTGGCGCGGAGCGGCGAGGAGGCGATCGAGGTGGCGACGGCGGGTTCGCCGACGCTGATCCTGCTGGACATCATGATGCCGCCCGGGATTGATGGTTACGAGACATGCAAGCGGCTGCGGCAGAAGCCCGAGACGGCGGACGTGGCGGTGATCTTCATGTCGGCGTTGCAGGACACCGATGCGCGGGTGCGCGGCTTTGAGGTGGGCGCGGTCGATTACATCACCAAGCCGTTCCAGGCGGACGAGGTGATCGCGCGCGTGCGCACGCACCTAACGATCCAGAAGCTGCAGCGGAGCCTGAGCGCCGCGAACAGCGAGCTTCAGCGTTTCAATGCCGATCTTGAGGACAGGGTGGCGGAGCGGAGTGCGCAGCTGGTCAAGAGCCGGGACGCGATCATCTTCGGTCTGGCGAAGCTGGCGGAGTCGCGTGACGACGACACGGGGCGGCACCTGGAGCGCATCTGCCGGTACGTGCGGATTCTCTCGGAGGAGTTGGCGCGGGAGGACCCGGGCATCGAGACGTCGTGGGTGGAGTCGGTGGCGGTGACGGCGGCGCTGCACGACATCGGCAAGGTGGCGATCCCGGACGCGATCCTGCTCAAGCCGGGGCGGCTGTCGGACGAGGAGCGGAGCAGGATGCAGGAGCACGCGAAGATCGGCAGCGGCACGCTGAGCGCGATACGGGAGCGTTGGGGGAGTAGTCAGTTCCTGACGACGGCGATCGAGATTGCGCATCACCATCACGAGCGTTGGGACGGCAGCGGGTATCCGGACGGGCTGGCGGGCGAGGCGATCCCCTTGCCGGCGCGGATCGTGGCGGTGGCGGACGTGTACGACGCGTTGCGAAGCAAGCGTGTCTACAAGCCGGCGATGACCGACGACGAGGCGGCGCAGGAGATCATCAACGCGTCGTGCACGCAGTTCGACCCGCGGGTGGTCGAGGCGTTCGGGCGTGTGCGTGACGAGTTTCGTCGCGTGCTTGAGGGTTGATGCGAATCAGCGATCGACGCGGCCGGAGGCGTCGCCACCGGCGAGCTTGAGCACTTCGTCGGCGGAGAGGATGTTGAAGTCGCCGGGGATCGTCTGCTTCATGCAGGAGGCTGCGACGGCGAACTCGAGCGCCTCGCGGGTGGTGGCGAGGGTGTTGAGGCCGTAGATCAGTCCGGCAGCGAAGCTGTCGCCCCCGCCGACGCGGTCGACGAGCTGGATGTCGTAGACGCGTGAGCGCGTGGGCGTGGAGCAGTCCTTGTCGTCGAGCATCAGCGCGGACCAGCCGTTGCGTGAGGCGGAGTGGCTCTCGCGGAGGGTGATGGCGACGGTGGAGAAACTGAATTGGTCCTTGAGCGTCTGCGCGAGTCGGCCGTAGCCGGCCTCGTCGAGGTGGCCGGCGGTGACGTCGGTGTCGTCGGGCTTGA
Coding sequences within:
- a CDS encoding ribulokinase, whose product is MNAPTYAIGVDYGTNSVRALVVDTANGDEIATEVFEYPSGDAGILIDPADPNLARQNPQDHIDGFISTVKNVVIQARQHSAFTPDRIVGIGVDTTGSSPLPVDQNGTPLGILPEFQNNLAAQCWLWKDHTAHAEAAEITALAEERSEPYLTLCGGTYSSEWYWSKMLHCERIAPEVAKAAYSWVELTDFIPAYITGQHNPDTMPRGICAAGHKAMFSHRWGGLPSLDFLESLQPGFSRFRKRYTSKPQPSSQPAGQLDQRVADLVGLPARINVAAGAFDAHHGAVGSGVSPGTIVKIIGTSTCDIMTSPLDQELADIPGVCGIVPESALPGAYGIEAGQSAVGDLFNWFIKHLGPVGHEALTQEALELPPGASGLLALDWNNGNRTVLVDPRLSGLLVGQTLHTTAAEIYRALIEATAFGSLTIIERIEEHEVPVERVVMCGGIAEKNPMAMQIYADVLNRPIRIARSRQACALGAAIFGAVVGHAHRNTQSAIAAMAGTKETVYQPITSNVNTYAELYTLYRRLHDAFGGVTKQAVLGDVMKRLISIRDRARSIRHA
- the araD gene encoding L-ribulose-5-phosphate 4-epimerase AraD, giving the protein MLEQLREQVCKANKRLVTENLVTLTWGNVSGISEDRKDIVIKPSGVPYDELTPEQMVIVSIDGQVIDSPLRPSSDTPTHLEIYRHFPNANGIAHTHSRYATIFAQARRSIRCTGTTHADHFRGDIPVTRALTPHEVESGYEHETGRLIVETFRENQLDPHCLPAILLAGHAPFVWGPCPDRAMDNSVALEAIAEMALHLELLAPNAPGLEAHILAKHQSRKHGPDAYYGQTNTP
- a CDS encoding hybrid sensor histidine kinase/response regulator — protein: MRFSSSLSGRILLLGILPTVVILTALILALAVSGVRRLHEQSLEALELLANEVATQISHTNEHAGLGTIMMAQAQQAALFGQRETSVEFAREVLDRFPQLNGVSFVYEPDADGQDALWVGGAGPLAAGMDDRGRFLPYWSRGENGSLVLAGVSDPDARPGYAEAKRWYEQEGEIRAVMGEPVRLGDKMLIELTYPIIVDGRFVGAATIDRSLTTIRALLERIKTDASVDIFVISGEHRFVAATTAERELLKTQPVDETAYHKLFSREALIGGIEGMYDPYDGEAYYFATSQVRAGGWTLVVRESRSAIVDPIRVDFTVIVSTVVVALLAVLSLSMWILRHTSTRIRRAVEVADQLARRDLSGDLDLRSTSRDEVTQLGESFQSLVATMRETEAFVGAVAEGDFSRTFEQRSEADNLARSINAMSRMRQEAEAALREARLEAEQANVAKSVFLANMSHELRTPLNGVLGYVQILLRDRSLNEQQRRSLDAIMNSGEHLLMLINDILDLSKIEAGRLEVDLAACDLHKLLQSVEDVLAHRAKSKSLAFEVDVAAEVPRGIRTDATKLKQVLVNLAGNAVKFTEAGSVTISVGETEDKRLRFSVRDTGIGMSEEELAGIFDAFKQAAAGKDAGGTGLGLTISRRLVLALGGVLSVESRPGAGSTFSFTHPLEEVDEDALSLEQTASLAGHASLSLPEVQRRTVLVVDDREANREILDHALRGVGFATEIAENGREALDVLEKTPVDAVLMDVRMPVMNGIEATERLRADERFRDLPVIAVSASVFPNQQKKFREAGCSDFLAKPVRLNELFEKLAHHLGLTYTTEDAAEEPMRATTSEPLSAERAGEVVGPLREALRVRSFTALNALAERLAADEATASVAERIRSATRGFDFDALDRLADELERGD
- a CDS encoding ATP-binding protein; the encoded protein is MIDRDLTSRLRKLAGQFPSVTLTGPRQSGKSTLCRAIFPKYAYANLEAPDLRSFAQDDPRAFLAQFDDGVILDEIQRVPELTSYIQSIIDEHPQPGRWVLTGSQNLALLESVNQSLAGRTAVLHLLPLARSEAIRFPRFPETLDESILTGGYPRIFDQQLDAGEWLASYIATYIERDVRLITNVGDLTTFQRFVELCAGRTSQLLNFSRLSNDCGIAQPTAKAWFSVLEASFIAFRLPSFSSNIRKRLVKMPKLHFYDTGLACRLLGIRTTEQLRSHPLRGALFESWVVSEIAKHRINAGETGGLYHYRDQNGVEADLIIEHADRLSLVEAKAAQTANSGLLEGVRRVREVIEQVRPCKAYVAYGGETGQKRSDVELVPWLNLHTQQWA
- the araA gene encoding L-arabinose isomerase; the protein is MSNIYPNQHVRLLVGSQHLYGHETLQQVDRDASEIVSGLNQDGQRPSEIRAQPVLTTPQAILHAIQESECDPQCLGVICWMHTFSPAKMWIAGLQALRKPMLHLHTQTHRDIPWSSIDMDFMNLHQSAHGGREFGHICTRLNVRRKVVVGHWQDASVLSQIDSWIRAAAAVHDGRQLRVARLGDNMRQVAVTDGDKVEAQIVFGYEVHGYGIGDAVQHVDAVKEDNVDELCQAYAIDHILDPQLRPGSPRHNDLREAARIELGLRSFLNEVNAHAFTDTFEDLHGLQQLPGIAAQRLMADGYGFGAEGDWKHAALVRAVKVMTRGLPGGTSFMEDYTYHFDPQCPAVLGAHMLEICPSIADSKPHAEIHPLGIGGKKDPVRLVFNAITGPAINASVIDKGDSSRLLINPVTAIEPKHDLPKLPVARVLWQPHPDLPTAAAEWIQAGGAHHTAYSNSVTQEMLEDYARILGLDIQLIA